The sequence below is a genomic window from Hippocampus zosterae strain Florida chromosome 7, ASM2543408v3, whole genome shotgun sequence.
GCTGTTTATTAAAGTTGGGCAACAGGAAATAGCCCAAATCTTTAGGGGCCCACGGTGTACAAGGGGGGGGCAACGGCATACACGTCAAACTACAGCAGGCTACATGTCGGCCAGATAAGCCGAGTACTGTACAGGGCCTGTCAGAAATAGTCAGGCCTTGTATGCATGGCCGAAAACAATGAGAGAAGCACTCCGAAACGCAGAGGAGCGGCAACATCTAGAGAGCCAGAAAAGGAAAGACAAGAGAAGGAACAGGTCCACATTTGGCCCCTCTTCCCAGTCTCTTTTCCTCTCAGGAAACACATCCTGTTGCTGGTCGACTGTGGTGGCTAACGTGTTTGTTGCACACAAGAGAGGACTTCAAgtgaacgccccccccctcacctccgCCCGGGCTGCAGACAAAAGAATACACAACAGTGACGTCCGAAAgaagggagggggttgggggtctTTTAGGACATTCGAGTCACACCAAAACCTTAGCATGTGCGCACACTTAAAGCAACTGCGAAGGAGGGAGCTGTCCGGTTATGACTTGCTGCGGTTGCACACTGACCATCTGCAAGAAATCAACTCGAATCTTATAGAATTTGCTGTGAGGGACACAGAAGGGGCAACGTTGGAAGGAAGCAGAGCGAGGTGGTTTTTGGGAAACTTTTTGTTGTCGGCGGTGGAGAGACTTTTTGCAACAATACGTGAGACTCTAACTTCCTTGTGGACTCTGCACACAAAAAAGTCAAGGGACGCGGGAACCAACATCCAAGAGTCAAGCTGCAGCCATCTGGAGCCAGTGGAATGGACCTCGGCGTCTGTCGGATTGATGCGTGCATTCATACGGTGCTGTCAGAAGAGGAAGGCTGAGGAGTTCCTGTCTCGCGAATGAGGATGAACGGAGATGTTCTTTAGCTAAACGTCACGACAATCCCTTCGGCTTTTCTTCGTTTGTATAACTTGCAAGTGATCCGCTGGAAGGGGAGGCGGCGGCAGCTGTGGAGGAGGCGGTTGACAGGAACCACGGGGCCCGCGGAGCTTCTCCGGAGGACAGGCGAGGGAGCAGGCAGGACCCGGAGGAAGAACGAGGGTCTGAACCCGCCGAGGGAGAgggcgggggaggaggggtggCGGTCACCGGGTGTCATATGGCCGTGCAGAGGCTCGTGGCTGCGGCGGTCGCGGTCGCACTGCTGTCCCTGGTCCTAAACAATGTGGCCGCCTTCACTCCTAGCTGGGTCCTGCAAGCACTGGAAGACGGGCGCAAGAGGAGCGTGGGACTGTGGAAGATGTGCCCCAGCGGAGGGGAGAGGGGTCGGGATGAGCTCCAGGCGGGACGGAGGGCTCAGGTGGCACAGAGGCAATGTGAAAGTCTGGGATGGGGCTCCGAGTATGCTGGCTATCAAGAATCCCGCAGCACTGTAAAATGTAAGCATGATACAATATTACGCTACCCCTACCGGTGTAGCCTTTTGTTGTGCTCCCTTTGTTTATATTCATCTTGGAGGCAAGGTGGGATATTGGTTAGCACCTCCACCGAACAGAACAGAGTTCAGGGTCTCGACTCTCAGCTCTGGAGGTAATGCGTCCTTCTCGTGCTTCCTCTGAAGtgtcaaaaatgtgcatgttggGTTCAATGAAAAATGACCCATAGATGTGACTATTAGTGTGAAGGGTCAatatgtgccccgcgattgtctggcaaccagtccagattGTACTAACGTTgcgtgggataggctccatctcaCCTACAAGTGAAGATTAGAATCTGAACAGATAGAAAGCAGAACTAGAAACTGGGTTTATTGATATTGAAAGCgcaaagcatatttgacaaaacTACTCTAAACAATGGAATTCACACGGCATCAAATGAATTCTTGCGTGCCTCATTCCCTTGATTTGGATCGTTGGGAGTTTTCACACAGTGTGAGCCATTCATGTAGTTCGCCTAATAAAGCGCCATTGACAAAAGGCCATTCAAGAATACGTTTGGGGAACCGCATGGCCGCTGCCAACTAAGCACAATGGGCAGCAGCACAGACTGATAAAACAAATAACTGCTGCAGTCCGTTGCAACAGACACGTGCAACTTTCAAGCAAGTCTCAAGTCAGGTCACCTTATTATTGCCCAACGATGAAAGGCAAGATTTCGTCAAATGTGCAATGCATGTTTATTTGCTCATGTCCAGCCCACGGATGGTTGGTAGTATAACACaactctccccccccccgtggTCCCTCAAGTGCAGTTCGACATGATGCGGGCGTGTAACCTGATTGCGACCGTGGCCCTGACGGCCGGTCAACTGATCTTCCTCCTCGGCCTGATGGAGCTGCCCTTCATCACGCCAGAATCTCAGTGGTGGGAGGAGGCCATTGCTGCACTCTTCCAGCTAGCCAGTAAGTACCAATCCTTCGAAACAACTACTCACAAGGATAAATAAACGCACAACTGGGGATGAGCACCTACCGATACAAGATACTGGAATCGCGCCGATACCAGCCTTATTTCAAAGTATCGGCGACTCATCGATGCCGCCAATACCAGCAACTGATACATCTGACATCAAAGAGCCGACCTGGTACTGGGGTACTACTTTGCACGTTAGGGCGCAACGAACACCACACCACACCAAAGTCTAAAGgttaaaagtcagaaaatggatggagttaTTGGGACACTCCTCAAGCGTGCCATTCTGAACCTCGTATCGTGTATCGGGGTACTGGGGTGGGAACAGAAAATGGTATTCTGCAAACTTGCCACAAACTTAGAAGAGACTCGGGATGAACGAGCCCAACCCTTGACTGATAACTTAATTAAGAGTCGCGTCCCAAGACTTTTGCCCCTCAAGTGAGGGACACTCAGTCGCTTGGCTCTGTATCAGTCTGTGGTCTCTCCTCTGGGTCTAAATTTAGCCTTCGCCCAGAGCCCATGAGCCAGAGCTGCAGCGAGCGACTGGTGGGCGCCAGGATATCCCTGCTCAGGACGAGGAAATGTCTGTGACTACCTGTTATGCAAACCCCCGAGATGAAGAAGGAAAAAGCCGGGAGGGGGAATGCACGGGAAAGACGCTTTCGACGGGGACTGGGCTGTTTGTGTCGTGAGTGCGCGCACCGCCTGGAGATACTCTGTTGAAGACAATGTTTGTGCCTTCGCTGGGGGATTTTGGAAGTTAAATGCACAGAAGTGGGAATTACCCTCCTTTGTCATGAGCTCCTCCACCCTAAGCAAGGATGGCTCTCATCTGTGGACTTTTGATTGGAGGGTTGACACTCACACTCACTAACAACAGTGAATCGCAAGTCTTCTTAGTGACCTGTACAAAAGACATCCGACACGTCTCGCAGATCAGCACGTGGATATGTACAGTATAGCTTTTACGACGATAGTCAGGGATGATCAATGAGACCGTCTTTACGTATGTTGACAATACAGTCGAAACAGCACACACCTATTTCCTATCTAAAATTAGACAAGGCTTCCTGgaaggggaaggaaaaaaaatggaatcttcCAAGGTCGGACCATATATGGCTAGCAAAGCAAGTTGAGGATGACATATGAAGCGAACCAAAGAACGGATATGAATTCTACTCACAAGTTTGTGGGAAAGGTTTGTGGAAGGACCTTTGGGATAGACAAGAATGTAGATCGGACGCCAGATTAATGAGGTTttcaattatttcaaaatatgatTTGATAAATAGTATAAGGGTAACTAAATTTGTATCACAAGGCACCACACACATTCTCCATTCACTTTGTAGTAGTGAATGGAAATAATCACAGCTTGAATGGCGATATTTTTAAGCCTTATCCACTTCTTGCACcggattgttttcattttgatacGTGCCAAACGTGCGCGCAGACTGTGAGTTTGCAACATTCAGGTCCATTCAGGGATTTTTCCTTTGCCTTTGCCCGTTTCACCCCTGGAAGCTGGAATGTGTGCGCTTGTGTCGAAAGTCATGTTGTGTCATAAAAGGTCACGGGATTAATTTCCTACATTTACAGACGGTGTACTTTTTCCATCATGGCTTCTGGTCACAAATCTGTTgcttgcttttttccccccctactgTTAACTTATCCATTcgcttatttttaaaaatcatcctCAAGATTAATTCAGGCTTTTTCTCCGCGAGCGATAACATCAAACTTCCAGTAAAAGCATGAGCCTCGAAGTCCAGGGTGTGGAAGGGTGGGAAGGAAGGATGGAAAGAGGAAGACGGGGAAGGAAGCTGATGAGATAAGTGCGTGCCAAAAAAGAGAGGTTCACACAGACCACCCTAGCTGCGACCGAGACAGGAGATTATTCATTTTCTTGGATGAGGAGCCAGACGGGTTAAACACCAAGCCACTGAGCAAACAATGCGACGTTCCAATTTGAGTGATTGACACACGCCGATAGGCAGAGAAGATTATTCACATCCTCACTTGAAACAATGACAAATCACCGTAGcgcagagggagagagagagagagacaaatatAAACGAACGGCAGCCTTCGATGCAGGAAACCGACTGATTCATACAGAGTATCCACGTTTCCAGTCATTATTTCAGGGAACCTTTTGACACCGGAACACTGAGGATTGTTAAGTCTTGGACATGTCGTGCTCGTAAAACTACTGAACGGCTCAATTTTGGTTTTATGAATGTATCGGGTCGTCGTGAGGTCAAGAAAGGTGCGGGAAAGGTGCGCTCCGGAATTATTGTCAAAGCCTTTTTGTTCCTAAAGACCAGTGATGGGTTTTTAAAGCTCCTTTGTTGTTTCTAATGttcttacaattttttttcctttaagatCATTTCACTGACTTCAACCATGCTTTCTTTAAAAATCGGAACGAGATTATACTTGTTATTGAGAATTTATGGTTGGTTAGGAGTAAGTTTAGCTGAGAATAATAAATCAGCAGTATGGACCTTGTGGGTAAAGAGACACACTTACTTGACTATAaataaaagatttttaaaaaatcacaaatgttcaacaacaaacaaattagCGCGGTGGGGAATGCGTAATCGCCCGGGTGGAGGATTTCAGGAATCAAACACAATGCAGCAGTAAAAATAGCTATCAATGAGTAACCATGTAAAACAACCATCAGAATATGCAGCCAGTGGAATGTTTGCCTTGAATGtttgta
It includes:
- the tmem204 gene encoding transmembrane protein 204, with translation MAVQRLVAAAVAVALLSLVLNNVAAFTPSWVLQALEDGRKRSVGLWKMCPSGGERGRDELQAGRRAQVAQRQCESLGWGSEYAGYQESRSTVKLQFDMMRACNLIATVALTAGQLIFLLGLMELPFITPESQWWEEAIAALFQLASFVLVIGLVTFYRIGPYTHLSYSCYVNIAACLLATTAAAMLIWNILHRRDDCLAPRVIIISRSLTSPFHPRLDNDYVDSPC